Genomic window (Ureibacillus composti):
ATTTATCCCATATTGACCTTAGTCAGATCACTTATTTAAGTTGGAAAGACTCCAGATATAATAAAAAATTTATCGTATATGAGCTAGAGGGAAACATGGTCGGCATTGAGTGTGAAATGGCAGCAACGAGTAAAAGAAATATTTGTTCCTTCTGCAACAGCATGAACGAAGTGGCCTATTTTTCCACGGTAACAAAAGCGAAAAAAATGAATAACCCGGACTATTACAAGTCAATCGGCAATCTGATTTGCATCGACAGCAGCGAATGTAATAAAAAAATAACACATGTAGATTATTTAACAAACGTATTAAAAGAATCGCTCGGGATATAAATTGAGTGAGGCGAAAGTGTGAGTGATGAAGGAGTATGAGGGGTTTGCCCGACTAACGAAGGGTGATGGAAAGCTAGGAGACCATTCTCTTAGCTTTTTTATTTTAAGGGTTATAAAATACAACAACATAAGCACCAGATCTAATTCCTAATGATGTGATAAAATCTGAAAATAAATTAAATAGCCGAAGAAATTTCCTTTATTTTCACCTTGATTCATGGCTTGATTCCATAATTAACGGAAAAATATTCCCTTATATCGCATGGAATAAGGCCTGGCTCTATAATTAACGGAAAAATATTTCCTTAATTAAAAGAACTTCAATATCATTTAAATAAAACGGAGAGCCTTCCCTTATATTACCCGGAATCAGCCTCGATCCCGTATCTAACAGTAAACTTCCCTTATTAACCTAAATAACGCAAAAAAAGGGCACAAATTAATCCCTGTGCACCTCTCCCTATATTAATTATAGCATATAAAAAATCTTCATTATAGACTGTTAGTTCTCATGTGCGACTGCTAAAATCATAGAACATTAAAGGTTAGGGGAGATGTAGAGTGAGTTCTTTCGTTGTCAGTTTTCAAGAAATGGATCAAACGCAGACTTTGCTTGTTGGCGGAAAAGGAATCAATCTAGGAGAATTATCAAAAATCCAAGGAATCCATGTACCAGAAGGATTTTGTGTAACTACCGTGGGATTCAAAAAAGTCCTTAAACAAAACGAAACCTTTCAAGCGCTGTTAGATCAACTACACATGCTAAAAGTAGAAGATCAAGACCGGATTGCTGAAATTAGCAAAAAGATACGACAAGTCATATTAAAAGTAGAACTTCCTTCTGAACTAGTGACAGCAGTTGCTCATGAACTCTCTCAGTTTGGCGAAGAACATGCTTATGCCGTGCGTTCTAGTGCAACGGCTGAAGATTTACCGCATGCCTCGTTTGCTGGTCAACAAGACACCTATTTAAATATCATCGGAAAAGAAGCAATCTTTAAGCATATAAGCAAATGTTGGGCTTCCTTGTTTGCAGACCGTGCTGTCATTTATCGAATTCAAAACGATTTTGACCATCGTGAGGTTCAGTTAGCTGTAATCGTTCAACGAATGGTTTTCCCGAAAGCTTCAGGGATTTTATTTACAGCAGATCCCGTTACTTCAAACCGAAAGTTACTCTCCATTGATGCAAGTTTTGGACTTGGAGAAGCGTTGGTTTCAGGCTTAGTATCTGCTGATTGCTATAAAGTGCAAGAAGAGGAAATCGCCCAGAAGATGATTGCAACTAAAAAATTGGCAATCTACGGGCTAAAAGAAGGCGGAACAGAAACGAAGGAAATCGCACCGAATCTACAAAAAACCCAAACACTTACGGACGAACAAATCTTACAACTAGCTAGCATCGGAAGACAAATTGAAGCATATTTCGGTAGCCCTCAAGATATCGAATGGTGTTTAGTGGATGATACATTTTATATTGTGCAAAGCCGACCAATCACGACTCTTTTCCCAATACCGGAAGCGGGGGACGGAGAAAACCACGTCTATATATCGGTAGGTCATCAACAAATGATGACAGATGCGATAAAACCATTAGGATTGTCCTTTTTCCTATTAACGACTCCCGCACCTATGCGTAAAGCGGGTGGAAGGTTGTTTGTCGATGTGACGCAACATCTTTCGTCACCTGTTACTAGAGAAATGTTGTTAAAAACTATGGGACAACACGATCCGCTCATGAAAGACGCACTAATGACCGTTATTGAGCGTGGGGATTTTATCAAATTGCTTCCTGCTGATGGGGAAAAACCGAGCACGCCCAAAAAGGTTCCGGCATCTTTAGGGGGACCGGTTCAAATTGTAACTGATCCGGCTATCGTTACTGAGTTGATTCAGAATAGCGAAAAATCGATTGAAGATTTAAAACAGAACATCGAAACAAAATCTGGAACGGATTTATTTGATTTTATCCTAGAAGATCTCCAAGAATTAAAGAAGATTTTATTTAACCCCAAAAGTTCTAGTGTGATCATGGCTACTATGGGGGCTTCCGCATGGATTAATGACAAGATCTATGAATGGTTAGGTGAGAAAAACGTGGCAGACATACTTTCTCAATCTGTTCCAAACAATGTTACGTCGGAAATGGGGTTAGCCCTTTTGGATGTCGCCGATGTGATTCGTCCTTATCCGGAAGTAATCGAATATTTAGAGCATGTAAAAGAAGAAAGTTTTTTAGATAAACTCGGGCAGTTTGATGGTGGAAAGGAAGCGCAAGAAGCCATTATTGCTTTTCTCAATAAATATGGAATGCGATGTAGCGGTGAAATTGATATGACGAAAACCCGTTGGAGTGAAAAACCAACGACACTCATTCCTATCATTTTGGGGAATATCAAAAACTTTGAACCGAATGCGGGTAAACTGAAATTTGAACAAGGTCGCACGAAAGCGTTAGAAAAAGAACAAGAAATATTATTGCGATTAAAGCAATTACCAGATGGTGAACAAAAAGCAAAAGAAACAAAAGAGCGAATTGATCTCATTCGGAATTTCAGCGGTTATCGCGAATATCCGAAATACGGCATGATTCATCGTTACTTCATATATAAACAGTCTTTACTAAAAGAAGCCCGCAGATTAGTTCAAGCAGGGGTCTTACAAGAACCGGAAGATATCTTCTATTTCACTTTTGAAGAACTTCATGAAGGCGTACGTACTAAAAAGTTAGATGATCAAATACTTCGCAAACGAAAAGACGAATACAAATTATATGGAAAACTTACTACTCCCCGTGTGATCACGTCTGATGGGGAAATTCTTACAGGTGAGTACAAACGAGAACATCTCCCAACTGAAGCCATTGTAGGTCTACCTGTTTCTTCTGGTGTAATCGAGGGACGCGCACGGGTTATTTCAAAACTAGAAGAGGCTAATCTAGAAGATGGTGATATTTTAGTCACTGCCTTTACTGATCCTAGTTGGACACCGTTGTTTGTCTCCATAAAAGGCCTCGTCACCGAAGTAGGTGGACTCATGACTCATGGAGCAGTGATCGCTCGAGAATATGGTTTGCCAGCAGTGGTGGGAGTTGTAAATGCAACCAACTTAATAAAAGATGGACAGCGAATTCGTGTGCATGGAACAGAAGGGTATATCGAAATATTGTAAATGCCACGCTTAGAAAAAGTTGCTCAATGGGCTGCGTTGGTTAGAGAGAATAAATTAGAAGAAGCTGGAGCAATCGTGGACGAGTTAGAGGATTTATAAGGCAGCGCTCGATCACCATTCTATAAGTGACAATTGGTCTTGATAAATACAACAAATGAAATAATAATCAAAAGCTAGGAGATCTTTCTCTTAGCTTTTTTAATTTGGCATTTTTGGCTTGCGCTAAACTGTGTCACTACGCTCTTGCCGGAACTTTATTAAAATCTTTATTAGAACATAATTCATTCAAAAGTAAAGTTTTGTAAAAATATATAAATTCTTGTGAACCAAGTGGACAATAAATTGCTCTAATAAATGTCAAAAGAAAAGGAGGACTAGAGTTTGAATGATGAACGATTAGTAAAACGTGCGCAACAAGGGGACAAAGACGCGTTTGTCCAGCTCATCAAAAGCATGGAATCGTCGCTTTATAAAGTGTCGAAAGCGATTCTTTTATCGGATTCCGAATGCT
Coding sequences:
- a CDS encoding FusB/FusC family EF-G-binding protein, which produces MGEKFIKNEQFNFINKQIALIKDCVRKNVPPNVLAATIDLANAKIFALFPEASVEQQKLLDLSKLKSDKEYDRYIEHLSDCLLPFPNITEQQLKKIFPKHKKLKLPDLSHIDLSQITYLSWKDSRYNKKFIVYELEGNMVGIECEMAATSKRNICSFCNSMNEVAYFSTVTKAKKMNNPDYYKSIGNLICIDSSECNKKITHVDYLTNVLKESLGI
- the ppsA gene encoding phosphoenolpyruvate synthase; the encoded protein is MSSFVVSFQEMDQTQTLLVGGKGINLGELSKIQGIHVPEGFCVTTVGFKKVLKQNETFQALLDQLHMLKVEDQDRIAEISKKIRQVILKVELPSELVTAVAHELSQFGEEHAYAVRSSATAEDLPHASFAGQQDTYLNIIGKEAIFKHISKCWASLFADRAVIYRIQNDFDHREVQLAVIVQRMVFPKASGILFTADPVTSNRKLLSIDASFGLGEALVSGLVSADCYKVQEEEIAQKMIATKKLAIYGLKEGGTETKEIAPNLQKTQTLTDEQILQLASIGRQIEAYFGSPQDIEWCLVDDTFYIVQSRPITTLFPIPEAGDGENHVYISVGHQQMMTDAIKPLGLSFFLLTTPAPMRKAGGRLFVDVTQHLSSPVTREMLLKTMGQHDPLMKDALMTVIERGDFIKLLPADGEKPSTPKKVPASLGGPVQIVTDPAIVTELIQNSEKSIEDLKQNIETKSGTDLFDFILEDLQELKKILFNPKSSSVIMATMGASAWINDKIYEWLGEKNVADILSQSVPNNVTSEMGLALLDVADVIRPYPEVIEYLEHVKEESFLDKLGQFDGGKEAQEAIIAFLNKYGMRCSGEIDMTKTRWSEKPTTLIPIILGNIKNFEPNAGKLKFEQGRTKALEKEQEILLRLKQLPDGEQKAKETKERIDLIRNFSGYREYPKYGMIHRYFIYKQSLLKEARRLVQAGVLQEPEDIFYFTFEELHEGVRTKKLDDQILRKRKDEYKLYGKLTTPRVITSDGEILTGEYKREHLPTEAIVGLPVSSGVIEGRARVISKLEEANLEDGDILVTAFTDPSWTPLFVSIKGLVTEVGGLMTHGAVIAREYGLPAVVGVVNATNLIKDGQRIRVHGTEGYIEIL